The Pieris rapae chromosome 13, ilPieRapa1.1, whole genome shotgun sequence genomic sequence GATGTAAGTTCAAAAAAGGcaaattaacataaacataagACATGATATTATTCCATATAGTAGTTTACATTGTTTACTGTTGTAGGCTACTAAAGtattggaattaaaaaataaaataaaatttaattggtaATAATGAAATAGGTCACTTACAGCGTAAGATTTTGGCTGGCCTGATCACCGTCTACCGTTACTCCTGGTGGAGGTTCTTTCATCAGGGACATAAGCTCCTTTTGTAATCTTCTCTGTAACATTATAATGAATTTCTATACACTCCTTACATggatcaataaatattattatctaactTAGATGATGAACACCATCCACACAAAACAACAATACGAAAGTGGTAACAAGAACTGTCAAAGCAACTttgaatttaacataattacaaaagttattaattgtatactaagtaaaggtatttatttgataacgTATTGCTTGAtcgtatttcattaaataagtGGTAAAAGTTACAAgtgtcatattatttttattaattttacaaacctCAGACGGGGACATAGCCGCCATTTgccaatacaatttataaatgttgccAGTTTACAGactcttaatatttataaagttacaAAAGTGTTTTGAAATGGATAGATTACACATGTGcacaaaattaagaaatttaacgATTTGAATACCGTAGGCCAAACGATCAGCTTGTAAGTCATATAAGTACTACGTCGAAGGATAAAggctacttaaaaataaagtctaaCACATCACACTTCGACACTATTTGTATTCTGTGGTAAGAGTTCTAATGAAATGTCAAAGGTGTTGTCAGCTGTCATATGTCAACTGGTATTGTATcttaacgaaaaaaaatagaaatatatcttACAGACGTCTTGTACAGACAGggatgttgtttttattttttcagcgAGATTTATGTTTACTTTAGAAAACGTAAAGTAAATAGTggtttataatgaataaatactaTACCGCATCGATTCTgcaatagataataattatcatatcaATAAGGAAAATCTTTGCATTAATGGGGTCCCATCCAAAGAAAAACTCGGCAGAGTGGTTTATTGGAAAACTTAACGTAAATAATGCTAAATTGTTAgcattttttcttgttttaggCTTTATAGGATATCATGGAATATTACACTTGAGATATGGTAAGTGTTTTGAAGTTTTAGCTTAAATCTTTCGAAGAAACctgaacatttattataaatgctaaaattggatgaaatgtatatttaatatgacattATCATAAAACTAGTTTTTGAAAGGTATAAAGAGTGTAAGTTTTTATACTCCAGGTCCAGATTCATGCACTTGGCTACTGTCATCTGGGCGATATAAGGGTGATCATGAATGGCAACCATATGGCTGcatgttacataaatattccAAAACGTGAGTATTttctgattttaaatttaagtaaaattacttCTTCTGCATTGCATACTGCaatgttttcaataatattaactacaattttatcttttaagcCTTGTTGGattgatttgaatttattttttattgtgaatTATCTGTAGGTTTTTGGACTGCTAGGTGCAATATATGATTATTGGTATAATAGCTGTGTCAGTTAAAATATCTACCatacacattaataaatactatggTTATCTAGACTAtgtgataatatttacactacacctttttatattttatgttctgtaaaatatctaatatttaacaaaagtcacatgaacataaataaacacaaactgttacttatacatattaaacatattaaaatatatattaatttatgtaaaaaccttttttttattaaatacaaagatttaataatacatttcagAGATGCAAGAAGATGTTTACGATACTTAGCATTCTGGGGTAAATACAATAGCTTTGCATTTATCGGTGACTCGAGGCTTGAACAATTGTACGAGCATTTTATCAGTAAGTGAGACAATAGTTGTATGTGCTAATTATGTTTAAGGCtcatatttagaaattaatattcttcACACcgctgtaaaattattttatacatattatgcaGAGAATAGTATACAATATTCTATGGAAAAAGCATACATTTTCAAGTCAAGTTTCGAGAAGAACTTACATAGATAAccagattttttatagaattataaaatgaattgaGAAAAATCAGACTAGAGACAAAAAAAGTTGACTAGTGTTAAAACTAGATTGGTTACGAGAGCTAGGATCtagttaattaatgaaaatattccaGGTGGCCTAAAAACTCGTCTAGATGTTGATACATCTTATTCAACAATAGACCATCACACACCCAATTATACATATGTAGATAATAAATTGAGATTATCTGTTACTTTTATATGGAGTGATGACATATCTAAAACTATGGTGGAAAAGTTTAGGATGtggtatgttttttatattgatttattcttAATGTTATTACAGAAAATAACTTGTTTACTAGTTAGTTTATGTGGTGattgattttgtaatttaaacagaattgtttttcttataatttaactcaaattatgtaaactaaaattaatgaacCAAAAGTCTTACGGCATAAAGTTGTTCAAATGATAAAGTCATTTTTTTTAGGCAAATTTCCGACAGACCACCATCAGTCATAGTCGCAAGTAGTGGTCTTAAACTTATTAACAATCGGAACATAACTGAGGCAAATCTTGAAGAATACAAGAGAAACTTGACACGTTTAGTTCAACCTATTGACGCATTAGCACAGCGGGGAACAAAGGTTCTTTGGAAGTTGTTGGAAAGTGTTGACATTGCAAAGCTAAATAATGATGTCAAGATTAATAACAATGATATTGATGCATATAATCGGGCGGCTGTTGAGGTAAAATTCTTTGCTTTTTAGTACTgggtttgaattaaaaattatgtgaaaaattagaaaaacaatCTATAGTTATTATAAGTACATACAATATCCTTGTAgtgaaaattttttaaattaattttaaagtggcGGTTGAAGATTCATTACTTTTGAATGATGCcattatcttatatctttaaacgagcaattcttgtatatatataattggaatctcgggatcggctccaacgattttcatgaaatttagtatacggggggttttgggggcgataaatctaatctaatctaatctagctaggaataaatgatactaaataacaaaaatttggtgtttgagtagtcccaatttaaactgaaaaatgaatcttcctgacatctatcggcgaataataatactatttttttttaattgctttaacgacacaccaacactaaagctattccagcatatatattctatattgtgcatatttcatcattttattagtatgtaattcgtacttaaatataacttccaaaaaacacaatttataaaaaaataaaaataccgagcaaagctcggccatctaggtactaatatataatgcaacaaaattaaatataaatattaattttagatacTCCAACACAGTGCCACTAAAATGTGGAACTCCCCACGTCTGGCAGCATCAGGGGCGACGTCCCCAGATGGCGTGTCCCTAAGTGCCACAGCCCTACGCCACTCCACTCAAATACTACTCAACATGTTCTGCAATGACCACATGAACTTCAACGATGGCACTTGCTGTGCTCAGCCGGAGCCCTGTACTCAGTTGCAGCTGATGACTTTCGCTCTTTTCTTGCTATGGTGAGATACAgccaattttatattgaaaattactagttttagacattttttaaggttttaggtataaagttaattaaatcaattaattatgaagtgacaacttttattaacattaaattattatgtatttctaaatatataattacttataaaccATTTTTTCCAGAAGACtaactgtttaaataatgaacaatcaataagttttttaaatttaaagattttcttaGCTGAGAAcccgaaaataatttaatttataaatttaattttgagatTAATTATctcatttaagtttttttgtactcataattaaaaatttattgaatttttactgGTATTCCAAGAAGCTATCAatagtatatacaaatacaattaacttacaatattattgatctgtgataaaaaatgcaatttttcctaattttaacattaaaaaaaattattttaatatagagcATTccctatataaaaactaaattattgcattttaactATAGTGTTCTTTCGTCTCTTACCGATAAATGATGTTTTTGCTGTCATGAAAACAGACGTAGcgagcaatttttttttaaagtattatacaCTAATTCTGACATGAGTTACGAATAACTTTATCTTTATCTAATTTCTTTGTActgtgattattattattttacattaaaaaatagcaACTTTACATACCATGTCTTTCTAGCGCAGTGTTAGTGCTGATGCGATCAGTGTGGAAGTGGTCGCAGacaataaaacagaaaatcgAGGGGTACTCTCTTGTGAATCAACCGACTGTTGCCAATCCGTCTCCAATGGTGGCGCTGGCGAAGTTGGGAATGATAATGGCATATTTCTATTTGTGCGATAGAACGAATTTCTTCATGAAGGAGAACAAATACTATTCGGAGTGGAGTTTTTGGTTGCCGGTGGGATATGTGTTCGCTTTGGGATTGTTCTTCACGGACGAATCTAAATCGACCAGGTACGGGAAGTGGTTTGGG encodes the following:
- the LOC111003476 gene encoding N-acetylneuraminate 9-O-acetyltransferase isoform X3 — its product is MGSHPKKNSAEWFIGKLNVNNAKLLAFFLVLGFIGYHGILHLRYGPDSCTWLLSSGRYKGDHEWQPYGCMLHKYSKTDARRCLRYLAFWGKYNSFAFIGDSRLEQLYEHFISGLKTRLDVDTSYSTIDHHTPNYTYVDNKLRLSVTFIWSDDISKTMVEKFRMWQISDRPPSVIVASSGLKLINNRNITEANLEEYKRNLTRLVQPIDALAQRGTKVLWKLLESVDIAKLNNDVKINNNDIDAYNRAAVEILQHSATKMWNSPRLAASGATSPDGVSLSATALRHSTQILLNMFCNDHMNFNDGTCCAQPEPCTQLQLMTFALFLLCVSADAISVEVVADNKTENRGVLSCESTDCCQSVSNGGAGEVGNDNGIFLFVR
- the LOC111003476 gene encoding N-acetylneuraminate 9-O-acetyltransferase isoform X1, translated to MGSHPKKNSAEWFIGKLNVNNAKLLAFFLVLGFIGYHGILHLRYGPDSCTWLLSSGRYKGDHEWQPYGCMLHKYSKTDARRCLRYLAFWGKYNSFAFIGDSRLEQLYEHFISGLKTRLDVDTSYSTIDHHTPNYTYVDNKLRLSVTFIWSDDISKTMVEKFRMWQISDRPPSVIVASSGLKLINNRNITEANLEEYKRNLTRLVQPIDALAQRGTKVLWKLLESVDIAKLNNDVKINNNDIDAYNRAAVEILQHSATKMWNSPRLAASGATSPDGVSLSATALRHSTQILLNMFCNDHMNFNDGTCCAQPEPCTQLQLMTFALFLLCAVLVLMRSVWKWSQTIKQKIEGYSLVNQPTVANPSPMVALAKLGMIMAYFYLCDRTNFFMKENKYYSEWSFWLPVGYVFALGLFFTDESKSTRHKRFSHSRVLHREQTDEWKGWMQLVILVYQVTGASKVLPIYMMVRALVSSYLFLTGYGHFYYTWKTGDTGLVRYFRVIFRLNFFTIVLCLTMNRPYQFYSFIPLVSFWYTLMFVILALPPHIAPLSTHTAESKPYQYIIIGMKVVGLLSVVTVLFLSEVFFQKIFVMRPWKALFVNSDDDIHQWWLDWKQDRYSLAYGIIFAIAYLLAQRYNLLDDNNHSNLFTPGISLSATLLAFIGLGSYITFTFFCTNTFDCNEIHSYVTFLPIVSYILLRNVSGALRTRHSSLFAWFGCITLELFASQSHIWLAADTHGVLVLIPGAPILNLILTSYIFIFTAHEIHKLTGIILPYAVPDDWRLVLRNFAIFLAILVPIGIHDGMF
- the LOC111003476 gene encoding N-acetylneuraminate 9-O-acetyltransferase isoform X2; amino-acid sequence: MGSHPKKNSAEWFIGKLNVNNAKLLAFFLVLGFIGYHGILHLRYGPDSCTWLLSSGRYKGDHEWQPYGCMLHKYSKTDARRCLRYLAFWGKYNSFAFIGDSRLEQLYEHFISGLKTRLDVDTSYSTIDHHTPNYTYVDNKLRLSVTFIWSDDISKTMVEKFRMWQISDRPPSVIVASSGLKLINNRNITEANLEEYKRNLTRLVQPIDALAQRGTKVLWKLLESVDIAKLNNDVKINNNDIDAYNRAAVEILQHSATKMWNSPRLAASGATSPDGVSLSATALRHSTQILLNMFCNDHMNFNDGTCCAQPEPCTQLQLMTFALFLLCAVLVLMRSVWKWSQTIKQKIEGYSLVNQPTVANPSPMVALAKLGMIMAYFYLCDRTNFFMKENKYYSEWSFWLPVGYVFALGLFFTDESKSTSHSRVLHREQTDEWKGWMQLVILVYQVTGASKVLPIYMMVRALVSSYLFLTGYGHFYYTWKTGDTGLVRYFRVIFRLNFFTIVLCLTMNRPYQFYSFIPLVSFWYTLMFVILALPPHIAPLSTHTAESKPYQYIIIGMKVVGLLSVVTVLFLSEVFFQKIFVMRPWKALFVNSDDDIHQWWLDWKQDRYSLAYGIIFAIAYLLAQRYNLLDDNNHSNLFTPGISLSATLLAFIGLGSYITFTFFCTNTFDCNEIHSYVTFLPIVSYILLRNVSGALRTRHSSLFAWFGCITLELFASQSHIWLAADTHGVLVLIPGAPILNLILTSYIFIFTAHEIHKLTGIILPYAVPDDWRLVLRNFAIFLAILVPIGIHDGMF